The genomic interval caTATAAATTAAACGATAGATCAACAAGGTTTAAGTAATGGTGTTGCTGGCTGTAATTAATCATACATGCTGCACCTGTACAGGAAATTTAGCCTGGATGATGTCTTGACAAATGTCATGATCTACTGGACCACAGACTCCATTGTCTCCTCCATGCGCTTCTACAAAGAGAATCTTAAGAGCAACCCTGACAATAGAGTGGATGCAAAGTATGTGGCCAAACATTCTTACTGTCCGAACCTtgacttttgttttgtaaagttTACAACCCTATTGTCCAATCATGTTCTGATTGTGTGTCCTCTTTTGTTTTTAGGATAGGGATTTTTGTGCCCACTGGACTTGCCGCCTTCCCCGGGGAGCTGATGCACTGCCCGAAGTCATGGGCACAAATTAGGTATCGAAACATCTACTCCTACACTTTCATGCCTCGAGGTGGTCACTTTGCTGCCTTCGAGGAGCCCCAGCTGCTAGCCAACGACCTTGTCCAGTTTGTCAAAAAAGTAGAGAAGTTCTAAACCCACCGATGCGCTCTAAGACCTATGTAATTATTGCTCATCTGTTCTTGATTATTGCTGAGAAGTTTTGATTTTGACGGGTTCTTCCAAATGGGACACAAATGCACATCCCTCTTACACAAGTTATATTCACACTACAATGCACTTCATTGCTTGATTGCCTAAAAAAATAGCAGCACTGTCAAaatattgttcatgttttaataaatgttcaTGTGTACACAAGATGGTACTTACATTCCAATGTATCCAAAGATTGGATTAAAAAAGCAATATAATGCATTAAACCTTTCAAGTTATGGTAAACAATGTGTTGGTCTGTGTTTAACATCTTTAAAATTAGTGATATTTAAAATTAGTAATATTTAAAGCAAACATGTAAAGCATTCTTCAAATATAAACAATGATACTCAAAGTTCTATAAAAAAGGTTAATACACCATACTGCTTGTGTCAATTTTGTTTCAATAGACATGCTTTTAATCgcaagtaaaacaaattaaaaaaagtaacttgatttaaaataaagaatagtTAAAAATTAACATGAAACGCCATTAACATGTAATTGTAGTATACAGGCTCAAGAAAGATTGCTCCAATCTAAGACTGTTTCCTAACTTTTTCATTTGCCAAAGCCTTTGATGGTCATGGGTGCCTGAAACCACACATAATCCAGCCAGTCTGACCCCTGTGCCCTTGGTTCCTTATAGATGCTGGGATCAGTAGACAGAGCAATAATTTGGTGTTTTACACGGGTTGGCATTTTGAATTGTAGTTTAGGGCGGAACCAACCTACACCGCAATCCCTGTGAGCCAGTGCCAAGACTGTGGTGGGCATTAAACGAACAGGTCTGATGTCAGACAACAGGTCAGCCACAAACAAATTGCGGAAGAGTTGCCTCAAGCACGAAGACACACGCAGACATTTATCTCCAGCCAATATCAGAGCCTCCATGTTGATTTCATACAGTTCTTTGGGGAGGATGAGGGAGCCACCCATTAGCAGCAGCACGCGGGGCACCCTGCTCAGGGAAAAAagcacctccagctgctgcagcacctCCTCTAGTTCCTGAAGGGTCTGTTGACACTTGCGCCACTCCATGTCTGCAGCTTGCACTGGCCTCCGACTTACTATATCTTTAtcctggaaaacaaaaacattcaaacactaATGATTCATCGCAAATCCACAGCACGTCTTCATTTATGAACAGTTGAATTGCACTACGCGTGCACACAAATGTTTCCCATTCACCTGCATCGAGGCTTGCTGTTTCTTCTGGGAGTACACCAGCTGGTCATAAGTCATGGGTAGTTGCTGCCTCTGATAGAGAATGCACTTGAGGATCTCGCTGACGAAGCGGCAGCAGCCTTCCTGAGTTACAGTGCCAGGGAAAACCACGTTCACAAGGCCT from Cyclopterus lumpus isolate fCycLum1 chromosome 15, fCycLum1.pri, whole genome shotgun sequence carries:
- the mad2l1bp gene encoding MAD2L1-binding protein, which encodes MMQFGRNPAGTFKTMAGDSNKLKSTPDSENASFINNGDIEITRRLTFPSEEVVGPLEEPKMTSKQLALQSVPDDSDSCRLSAEVATQLSPQVVNTRLKVENATEFKDASPEHRLNPKQHIGYDAEDKENTALPSSTGPADNPQDDTSCQTSFQDSNVNASKQHCNTEDIDSEAMRKALDEGLVNVVFPGTVTQEGCCRFVSEILKCILYQRQQLPMTYDQLVYSQKKQQASMQDKDIVSRRPVQAADMEWRKCQQTLQELEEVLQQLEVLFSLSRVPRVLLLMGGSLILPKELYEINMEALILAGDKCLRVSSCLRQLFRNLFVADLLSDIRPVRLMPTTVLALAHRDCGVGWFRPKLQFKMPTRVKHQIIALSTDPSIYKEPRAQGSDWLDYVWFQAPMTIKGFGK